The following proteins are encoded in a genomic region of Gouania willdenowi chromosome 6, fGouWil2.1, whole genome shotgun sequence:
- the zgc:112052 gene encoding protein C19orf12 homolog isoform X2, producing the protein MTSGQFKPLPQIIMELSPQQKQKLYNDLMVILADVQWTDVLQLTMLVMSNQAMKQQLTTALLGYVTKELQAEVHYVD; encoded by the coding sequence ATGACAAGTGGACAATTCAAACCTCTGCCTCAGATCATAATGGAGCTCAGCCCTCAGCAGAAGCAGAAGCTTTACAACGACCTCATGGTCATCCTGGCAGATGTTCAGTGGACTGATGTGCTCCAGTTAACCATGCTGGTGATGAGCAACCAGGccatgaagcagcagctcaccACTGCTCTGCTGGGTTACGTCACTAAGGAGCTGCAGGCAGAGGTTCACTATGTGGACTGA
- the zgc:112052 gene encoding protein C19orf12 homolog isoform X1 — MSCHRMDDVMKLCCELSANQQIRSTVKGSGKGAAAAGGLAFAGGLLGGPLGIAVGGAVGGLIGCWMTSGQFKPLPQIIMELSPQQKQKLYNDLMVILADVQWTDVLQLTMLVMSNQAMKQQLTTALLGYVTKELQAEVHYVD, encoded by the exons ATGTCGTGTCATCGGATGGATGACGTGATGAAGCTGTGTTGTGAACTCTCAGCCAACCAGCAGATCAGGAGCACCGTTAAAGGCTCAGGGAAAGGGGCGGCAGCAGCGGGGGGGCTGGCCTTTGCTGGAGGGTTGCTGGGGGGTCCTCTGGGCATTGCTGTGG GCGGCGCTGTGGGAGGCCTGATTGGCTGCTGGATGACAAGTGGACAATTCAAACCTCTGCCTCAGATCATAATGGAGCTCAGCCCTCAGCAGAAGCAGAAGCTTTACAACGACCTCATGGTCATCCTGGCAGATGTTCAGTGGACTGATGTGCTCCAGTTAACCATGCTGGTGATGAGCAACCAGGccatgaagcagcagctcaccACTGCTCTGCTGGGTTACGTCACTAAGGAGCTGCAGGCAGAGGTTCACTATGTGGACTGA